One genomic segment of Eikenella corrodens includes these proteins:
- a CDS encoding SMI1/KNR4 family protein, with the protein MIEQIIPTIIDKHLDKIVSRQLNALPRNIASEMRSDQVCEDEDWFFWLPIASKVSDEEIAQWEDRTKHPLSQSYRTFLKHKHFYELPISEASFFEHPIHTWQASLAEVVFSEYAQPFLLGKGYLPFAHWSDWGYLCFDTNRNIANHDYPVVLWDHENVDEVQDFAGDFTSLLYQLDQQEQQNPIFR; encoded by the coding sequence ATGATCGAACAAATCATACCAACCATAATTGATAAGCATTTAGACAAAATCGTTAGTCGGCAACTGAACGCATTGCCTAGAAACATCGCTTCCGAAATGCGATCGGATCAGGTGTGTGAAGATGAAGACTGGTTTTTTTGGCTGCCCATTGCCAGTAAAGTGAGTGATGAGGAAATTGCCCAATGGGAAGATAGGACTAAACACCCTCTTTCCCAAAGCTACCGTACATTTTTAAAACACAAACATTTTTATGAATTACCGATTTCGGAGGCATCGTTTTTCGAACACCCTATTCATACTTGGCAGGCAAGCCTTGCCGAAGTGGTTTTTTCTGAGTATGCACAACCATTTTTGCTAGGTAAGGGTTACCTTCCCTTTGCCCATTGGAGCGACTGGGGCTATCTCTGTTTCGATACAAATCGAAACATCGCTAACCACGACTACCCAGTTGTGCTTTGGGATCATGAAAATGTTGACGAAGTACAAGATTTTGCTGGAGACTTCACTAGCTTGCTGTACCAGTTAGACCAGCAAGAACAACAGAATCCGATTTTCAGGTAG
- a CDS encoding methylated-DNA--[protein]-cysteine S-methyltransferase, whose product MQYCYQAPFGTLLCRLHDGLPAEILLQHSAAPFLPALPNDTPLAQWLDSYFSGSPAPLPPFVPPAGTAFQQAVWAQITQIPFGETRSYQWIAQRIGSHPRPVGGACGKNPLPLLIPCHRVLSANGLGGFSMGGDAERSLVVKRWLLAHEGVAW is encoded by the coding sequence ATGCAATACTGCTATCAAGCCCCCTTCGGCACGCTGCTGTGCCGCCTGCACGACGGTCTGCCCGCCGAAATCCTGCTGCAGCACAGCGCCGCGCCCTTCCTGCCCGCACTGCCAAACGACACCCCGCTGGCACAATGGCTGGACAGCTACTTTTCAGGTAGCCCCGCCCCGCTGCCGCCGTTTGTGCCGCCCGCAGGCACGGCGTTTCAGCAGGCCGTGTGGGCGCAGATTACGCAGATTCCGTTCGGCGAAACCCGCAGCTACCAATGGATTGCCCAGCGTATCGGCAGCCACCCGCGCCCCGTGGGCGGCGCCTGCGGCAAAAACCCGCTGCCGCTCCTGATTCCCTGCCACCGCGTGCTCTCGGCCAACGGGCTGGGCGGCTTCAGTATGGGCGGCGATGCCGAACGTAGCCTGGTAGTGAAACGCTGGCTGCTCGCACACGAAGGAGTGGCATGGTGA
- the trpC gene encoding indole-3-glycerol phosphate synthase TrpC translates to MSDILTRILATKQQEVAAAQAALPLAELRARAADMPPPRGFVQAMRTQHSQGRAALIAEIKKASPSKGLIRPDFHPEQLARAYEAAGAACLSVLTDEPYFQGSAGYLKAARATVALPVLRKDFMVSAYQIYQSRAMGADAVLLIAAALTPTQLEEFEGIAHESGMAVLLELHHADELEKCRRLTTPLRGVNNRNLRTFEVSLQQTLDLLPEIAGEGRIVITESGIRSREDVQFMRSHGVHSFLIGETFMRTYDVGAEVQKLFA, encoded by the coding sequence ATGAGCGACATCCTCACCCGCATCCTCGCCACCAAACAGCAAGAAGTGGCCGCCGCCCAAGCCGCCCTGCCCTTAGCCGAACTCCGCGCCCGGGCCGCCGATATGCCGCCGCCGCGCGGCTTCGTACAGGCCATGCGCACCCAGCACAGCCAAGGCCGCGCCGCGCTGATTGCCGAAATCAAAAAAGCCAGCCCCAGCAAGGGGCTGATCCGGCCGGACTTCCACCCCGAGCAACTGGCACGCGCTTACGAAGCTGCCGGCGCCGCCTGCCTTTCCGTACTCACCGACGAACCCTACTTCCAAGGCTCGGCAGGCTACCTGAAAGCCGCCCGCGCCACCGTGGCGCTGCCCGTGTTGCGCAAAGACTTTATGGTGAGCGCCTATCAAATCTACCAATCCCGCGCCATGGGCGCCGATGCCGTGCTGCTGATTGCCGCCGCGCTCACCCCAACCCAACTGGAAGAGTTTGAAGGCATCGCCCACGAATCGGGCATGGCCGTGCTGTTGGAGCTGCACCACGCCGACGAGCTGGAAAAATGCCGCCGCCTCACCACCCCGCTGCGCGGCGTGAACAACCGCAACCTGCGCACCTTTGAAGTGAGCCTGCAGCAAACCCTGGATTTACTGCCAGAAATTGCCGGCGAAGGCCGCATCGTGATTACCGAAAGCGGCATCCGCAGCCGCGAAGACGTGCAATTCATGCGCAGCCACGGCGTGCACAGCTTTCTAATCGGCGAAACCTTCATGCGTACCTACGATGTGGGCGCGGAAGTGCAAAAACTGTTTGCTTGA
- the thrS gene encoding threonine--tRNA ligase encodes MSQINITLPDGSVRQYEAPVTVAQIAASIGSGLAKATVAGKVNGVLRDACDPITEDAAVQIITPKDPEGVEIIRHSCAHLVGHAVKQLYPNAKMVIGPVIEEGFYYDIATEKPFTPEDVAAIEARMKELINQDYDVVKIMTPRAETIKIFQERGEEYKLRLIEDMPEVEAMGMYHHQEYVDMCRGPHVPNTRFLKHFKLTKLAGAYWRGDSNNEMLQRIYGTAWASKDELKAYITRIEEAEKRDHRRLGKQLDLFHLQDEAPGMVFWHPRGWTLWQTIEQHMRRELDAAGYREVKTPQILDKTFWEKSGHWANYKDNMFTTSSEKRDYAVKPMNCPGHVQIFNHGLRSYRDLPMRLAEFGSCHRNEPSGALHGLMRVRGFVQDDAHIFCTEDQIAEETRAFNQLVMKIYKQFGFEHVSIKLSLRPEQRAGTDETWDKAEQGLRDALTACGVQWEELPGEGAFYGPKVEYHIKDALGRSWQCGTIQLDFVLPERLGAEYVTEDNGRARPVMLHRAILGSLERFIGILIEEHAGSFPLWLAPVQMVVMNITEKQADYCLEVVNKLKAAGLRAEADLRNEKIGYKIRDNSQMRYPYQVVVGDKEMENGQVAVRRKGEDLGSMQIEEFIARLQQELAVV; translated from the coding sequence ATGTCCCAAATCAACATCACCCTGCCCGACGGCTCCGTGCGCCAATACGAAGCCCCCGTAACCGTTGCCCAAATCGCCGCCTCCATCGGCTCCGGACTGGCCAAAGCCACCGTGGCTGGCAAAGTGAATGGCGTATTGCGCGATGCGTGCGACCCGATTACCGAAGACGCCGCCGTGCAAATCATCACGCCCAAAGACCCGGAAGGCGTGGAAATCATCCGCCACTCCTGCGCGCACTTGGTCGGCCATGCCGTGAAACAGCTCTATCCCAATGCCAAAATGGTAATCGGCCCGGTGATTGAAGAAGGCTTCTACTACGACATCGCCACAGAGAAACCCTTCACGCCCGAAGACGTAGCCGCCATCGAAGCACGGATGAAAGAGCTGATCAATCAAGATTACGATGTGGTCAAAATCATGACCCCGCGCGCCGAAACCATCAAAATCTTCCAAGAGCGCGGCGAAGAATACAAACTGCGCCTGATTGAAGACATGCCCGAAGTGGAAGCCATGGGCATGTACCACCACCAAGAATACGTAGATATGTGCCGTGGCCCACACGTGCCCAACACCCGGTTTTTAAAACACTTCAAGCTCACCAAGCTGGCCGGCGCCTACTGGCGCGGCGACAGCAACAACGAAATGCTGCAGCGCATCTACGGCACCGCCTGGGCTAGCAAAGACGAGCTCAAAGCCTACATTACCCGAATTGAAGAAGCCGAAAAACGCGACCACCGCCGCCTCGGCAAACAGCTCGACCTCTTCCACCTGCAAGACGAAGCCCCCGGCATGGTGTTTTGGCATCCGCGCGGCTGGACGCTGTGGCAAACCATCGAGCAGCACATGCGCCGCGAGCTCGATGCCGCCGGCTACCGCGAAGTCAAAACCCCGCAAATCCTCGATAAAACCTTCTGGGAAAAATCCGGCCACTGGGCGAACTACAAAGACAATATGTTCACCACCTCCTCCGAGAAACGCGACTATGCCGTAAAACCGATGAACTGCCCCGGCCACGTGCAAATCTTCAACCACGGCCTGCGTTCCTACCGCGATCTGCCCATGCGCCTGGCCGAATTCGGCTCCTGCCACCGCAACGAGCCTTCCGGCGCGCTGCACGGCCTGATGCGCGTGCGCGGCTTCGTGCAAGATGATGCCCACATCTTCTGTACTGAAGACCAAATCGCCGAAGAAACCCGCGCCTTCAACCAACTGGTGATGAAAATTTACAAACAATTCGGCTTCGAGCACGTCAGCATCAAACTCTCGCTGCGCCCCGAACAGCGTGCCGGCACCGACGAAACTTGGGATAAAGCCGAACAAGGCCTGCGCGATGCGCTCACCGCCTGCGGCGTGCAATGGGAAGAACTGCCCGGTGAAGGCGCCTTCTACGGCCCGAAAGTGGAATACCATATCAAAGACGCGCTCGGCCGCTCCTGGCAGTGCGGCACCATCCAGCTCGACTTCGTGCTGCCCGAACGCCTGGGTGCCGAATACGTTACCGAAGACAACGGCCGCGCCCGTCCCGTGATGCTGCACCGCGCCATTTTGGGCTCGCTGGAGCGCTTCATCGGCATCCTGATTGAAGAGCACGCCGGCTCCTTCCCGCTCTGGCTCGCGCCCGTACAGATGGTGGTGATGAACATCACCGAAAAACAGGCCGATTACTGCCTGGAAGTGGTCAACAAACTCAAAGCCGCCGGCCTGCGCGCCGAAGCCGACCTTCGCAACGAAAAAATCGGCTACAAAATCCGCGACAACAGCCAAATGCGCTACCCCTACCAAGTGGTGGTGGGCGATAAGGAAATGGAAAACGGCCAAGTGGCCGTACGCCGCAAAGGCGAGGATTTGGGCAGCATGCAGATAGAAGAGTTTATTGCCCGCTTGCAGCAAGAGCTGGCAGTGGTTTAA
- the guaA gene encoding glutamine-hydrolyzing GMP synthase has product MTSPDKILILDFGSQVTQLIARRVREAHVYCELHPYDMPLVDIKAFNPKGIILSGGPNSVYDSEYQADTGLFDLGVPVLGICYGMQFMAHHLGGEVQAGNQREFGYAQVQTQDSALTSGIQDGAPNTLDVWMSHGDKVCRLPENFRTIGSTPSCPIAMMENADKHFYGIQFHPEVTHTKQGRALINRFVLDICGAQPSWTMPNYIDEAVAKIREQVGSDEVILGLSGGVDSSVAAALIHRAIGDQLTCVFVDHGLLRLNEAENVMKMFADNLGVRVIHVDASEQFMAKLAGVTDPEQKRKIIGAEFIEVFDAEEKKLANAKWLAQGTIYPDVIESAGAKTKKAHAIKSHHNVGGLPENMKLKLLEPLRDLFKDEVRELGVALGLPREMVYRHPFPGPGLGVRILGEVKREYADLLRQADDIFIQELRNHKDENGTSWYDLTSQAFAVFLPVKSVGVMGDGRTYDYVVALRAVITSDFMTAHWAELPYSLLGKVSNRIINEVRGINRVVYDVSGKPPATIEWE; this is encoded by the coding sequence ATGACCAGCCCCGACAAAATCCTCATCCTCGACTTCGGTTCGCAAGTAACCCAGCTCATCGCCCGCCGCGTGCGCGAAGCCCATGTGTATTGCGAGCTGCACCCCTACGACATGCCGCTGGTCGACATCAAAGCCTTCAACCCGAAAGGCATCATCCTTTCCGGCGGCCCCAATTCCGTGTACGACAGCGAATATCAGGCCGACACGGGGCTGTTCGATTTGGGCGTGCCCGTGCTCGGCATCTGCTACGGCATGCAGTTTATGGCGCACCACTTAGGCGGCGAAGTGCAGGCCGGCAACCAGCGCGAATTCGGTTACGCGCAAGTGCAAACGCAAGACAGCGCCCTCACCAGCGGTATTCAAGACGGCGCACCGAACACCTTGGACGTGTGGATGAGCCACGGCGACAAAGTGTGCAGGCTGCCTGAAAACTTCCGCACCATCGGCAGCACGCCTTCCTGCCCCATCGCCATGATGGAAAACGCAGATAAACACTTCTACGGCATCCAGTTCCACCCCGAAGTCACCCACACCAAACAAGGCCGCGCCCTCATCAACCGCTTCGTGCTCGACATCTGCGGCGCACAGCCCAGCTGGACCATGCCGAACTACATCGACGAAGCCGTGGCCAAAATCCGCGAACAAGTCGGCAGCGACGAAGTGATTCTGGGCTTGTCCGGCGGCGTGGATTCCTCCGTGGCCGCCGCGCTGATCCACCGCGCCATCGGCGACCAGCTCACCTGCGTGTTCGTCGACCACGGCCTGCTGCGCCTGAACGAAGCCGAAAACGTGATGAAAATGTTTGCCGACAACTTAGGCGTGCGCGTGATTCATGTGGACGCCAGCGAGCAGTTTATGGCGAAACTCGCCGGCGTGACCGACCCCGAGCAGAAACGCAAAATCATCGGCGCAGAATTCATTGAAGTATTTGACGCCGAAGAGAAAAAACTCGCCAACGCCAAATGGCTGGCGCAAGGCACGATTTACCCCGACGTAATCGAATCCGCCGGTGCGAAAACCAAAAAAGCCCACGCCATCAAATCGCACCACAACGTGGGCGGGCTACCTGAAAACATGAAGCTGAAGCTGCTCGAACCGCTGCGCGACTTGTTCAAAGACGAAGTACGCGAACTGGGCGTGGCACTCGGCCTGCCGCGCGAAATGGTGTACCGCCACCCCTTCCCCGGCCCCGGCTTGGGCGTGCGGATTCTGGGCGAAGTGAAGCGCGAATACGCCGACCTACTGCGCCAGGCGGACGACATTTTCATTCAGGAACTGCGCAACCACAAAGACGAAAACGGCACCTCTTGGTACGACCTCACCAGCCAAGCGTTTGCCGTGTTCCTGCCCGTAAAATCCGTCGGCGTGATGGGCGACGGCCGCACTTACGACTACGTGGTCGCCCTGCGCGCCGTCATCACCAGCGACTTCATGACTGCACACTGGGCAGAACTGCCCTACTCGCTCTTGGGCAAAGTGTCCAACCGCATCATCAACGAAGTGCGCGGCATCAACCGCGTGGTGTACGACGTGAGCGGCAAACCGCCGGCCACGATTGAGTGGGAATAA
- the xerD gene encoding site-specific tyrosine recombinase XerD — MVNPAEPLPAAWQEPIEQTLDELFLTRRLAANTLAGYRRDLEKVARRLHAQGLDWQQADADALANAVYAPDEKPASQVRALSAVKQLYGFLQLQNRRSDNPAQHLRPPRQGRALPPLIGEAQIDALLAAPDTETIFGLRDKAVLETLYATGLRVSEAAQMQLQDLDLQRGVVTVIGKGNKQRIVPLGAEAVYWLERYLKTARGELLKHTPCDFVFVGQKRSGISRQLVWQMVKRYAAEAGISELSPHGLRHAFATHLVNHGADLRSVQMMLGHASLNTTQIYTHVANERLKQLVAQHHPRG; from the coding sequence ATGGTGAACCCGGCCGAACCGCTGCCCGCCGCCTGGCAAGAGCCCATCGAGCAAACGCTGGACGAGCTCTTCCTCACCCGCCGCCTCGCCGCCAACACCCTGGCGGGCTACCGGCGCGACCTGGAAAAAGTCGCGCGCCGCCTGCACGCGCAAGGTTTGGATTGGCAGCAGGCCGATGCCGATGCCTTGGCCAATGCCGTGTATGCCCCGGATGAAAAACCCGCTTCCCAAGTGCGCGCCCTCTCCGCCGTCAAACAGCTCTACGGCTTTTTGCAGCTGCAAAACCGCCGCAGCGACAACCCCGCGCAACACCTGCGCCCGCCGCGCCAAGGCCGCGCCCTGCCGCCACTGATCGGCGAAGCGCAAATCGACGCGCTTCTGGCCGCGCCCGACACGGAGACCATCTTCGGACTGCGCGACAAAGCCGTGTTGGAAACCCTGTATGCCACCGGCCTGCGCGTGTCCGAAGCCGCCCAAATGCAGCTGCAGGATTTAGACTTGCAGCGCGGCGTGGTGACCGTAATCGGCAAGGGCAACAAGCAGCGCATCGTGCCGCTGGGTGCCGAAGCCGTGTATTGGCTGGAACGCTACCTGAAAACCGCACGCGGAGAATTGCTCAAACACACCCCGTGCGATTTCGTATTCGTGGGGCAAAAACGCAGCGGCATCAGCCGCCAGCTGGTGTGGCAGATGGTGAAACGCTACGCCGCGGAAGCCGGCATCAGCGAGCTCAGCCCGCACGGCCTGCGCCACGCCTTCGCCACCCATCTGGTGAACCACGGCGCCGACCTGCGCAGCGTGCAAATGATGCTCGGCCACGCCAGCCTGAACACCACGCAAATCTACACCCACGTGGCCAACGAGCGGCTCAAACAGCTGGTGGCGCAACACCATCCGCGGGGGTAA
- the tgt gene encoding tRNA guanosine(34) transglycosylase Tgt, whose translation MLKFTLHKKDGHARRATIELNHGSIETPVFMPVGTYGSVKAMTPQNLHDIKAQIILGNTYHLWLRPGLEVIEQFGGLHQFIGWNKPILTDSGGFQVFSLSDMRKLTEEGCTFKSPINGDKLFLSPEISMKIQTVLNSDIAMQLDECTPGEATREQAEKSLQMSLRWAERSKKAFEDLNNPNALFGIVQGAMYEDLREQSLRGLEQLDFPGLAIGGLSVGEPKPEMYRMLRAVGPILPEHKPHYLMGVGTPEDLVYGVAHGVDMFDCVMPTRNARNGWLFTRFGDIKIKNAKHKHDTRPLDESCTCYACQNFSRAYLHHLHRAGEILGAQLNTIHNLHFYQTIMAEMREAIEQGKFADWQAQFHENRAKGTD comes from the coding sequence ATGCTCAAATTTACCCTACACAAAAAAGACGGCCACGCCCGCCGCGCCACCATCGAACTCAACCACGGCAGCATCGAAACCCCCGTGTTTATGCCCGTCGGCACCTACGGCTCGGTCAAAGCCATGACCCCGCAAAATCTACACGACATCAAAGCCCAAATCATCCTTGGAAACACCTACCATTTATGGCTGCGCCCAGGCCTCGAAGTCATCGAACAGTTCGGCGGCTTACACCAATTTATCGGCTGGAACAAACCGATTTTGACCGACTCCGGCGGTTTCCAAGTGTTTTCGCTATCCGACATGCGCAAACTTACCGAAGAAGGCTGTACCTTCAAAAGCCCGATTAACGGCGACAAACTCTTCCTCTCGCCCGAAATCTCGATGAAAATCCAAACCGTGCTCAACTCCGACATCGCCATGCAGCTAGACGAATGCACCCCCGGCGAAGCCACGCGCGAACAGGCCGAAAAATCGCTGCAAATGAGCCTGCGCTGGGCGGAACGCAGCAAAAAAGCCTTTGAAGATTTGAACAACCCCAACGCCCTGTTCGGTATCGTGCAGGGCGCGATGTACGAAGACCTGCGCGAACAGTCCCTGCGCGGGCTGGAGCAGCTCGACTTCCCCGGCCTCGCCATCGGCGGCTTGTCCGTCGGCGAACCCAAGCCCGAAATGTACCGCATGCTGCGCGCCGTCGGCCCCATACTGCCCGAACACAAACCGCATTACCTGATGGGCGTCGGCACACCGGAAGACTTGGTGTACGGCGTGGCGCACGGCGTGGACATGTTCGACTGCGTCATGCCCACCCGCAACGCCCGCAACGGCTGGCTGTTCACCCGTTTCGGCGACATCAAAATCAAAAACGCCAAGCACAAACACGACACCCGCCCGCTCGACGAATCCTGCACCTGCTACGCCTGCCAAAACTTCAGCCGCGCCTACCTGCACCACCTGCACCGCGCCGGCGAAATTTTGGGCGCGCAGTTGAACACCATCCACAACCTGCATTTCTACCAAACCATCATGGCCGAAATGCGCGAAGCCATCGAGCAAGGGAAATTTGCCGATTGGCAGGCACAGTTCCATGAAAATCGGGCAAAAGGTACGGATTAA
- a CDS encoding NAD(P)H-dependent oxidoreductase encodes MKVLVNLFHPHLERSVVNHTWAERLANQPGITLRNLYDLYPDGKIDVAAEQQALAEHDRLVFQHPFYWYSTPPLMKQWLDDVLTYGWAYGPGGNALAGKEWLSAISTGGPADSYQAGGYNRFSMSEFLKPLVQTASLLQTVFLPPFIFHGAVVADSEAIRASADALLDYIRNPLLDPQKKLAALQAKMESEGVKLE; translated from the coding sequence ATGAAAGTTTTGGTTAATCTGTTCCATCCGCACCTTGAACGTTCTGTCGTAAACCACACTTGGGCGGAGCGCCTCGCCAACCAGCCCGGCATTACCCTGCGCAACCTGTACGATCTTTATCCCGACGGCAAAATCGACGTAGCCGCCGAACAACAGGCTTTGGCCGAACACGACCGCTTGGTGTTCCAACACCCGTTCTATTGGTACTCCACCCCACCGCTGATGAAGCAATGGCTCGACGACGTGCTAACCTACGGCTGGGCATACGGCCCGGGCGGCAACGCGCTGGCAGGCAAAGAGTGGTTGTCGGCCATTTCCACCGGTGGCCCGGCAGATTCCTACCAAGCAGGCGGCTACAACCGCTTTTCCATGAGCGAGTTTTTGAAGCCCTTGGTACAGACTGCCTCCTTGCTGCAAACCGTCTTCCTGCCGCCGTTTATTTTCCACGGCGCAGTGGTGGCCGATAGCGAAGCCATACGTGCTTCTGCCGATGCACTGCTGGACTATATCCGCAATCCGCTGCTCGACCCGCAGAAAAAGCTGGCAGCTTTGCAGGCCAAAATGGAAAGCGAAGGAGTGAAGCTGGAATAA
- a CDS encoding RNA pyrophosphohydrolase, with protein MLDREGYRPNVGIIITNQRNEVFWGKRVQEHSWQFPQGGIKPGESPEAAMYRELAEEVGLLPHHVKILGRTRDWLRYDVPGNWVRRQWRGAYRGQKQIWYLLRLTGRESDVHLRASSQPEFDAWRWHDYWAPIDEVIEFKKDVYTNALRELSRFLHNLETLEQFNRRHAALPEEHTHR; from the coding sequence ATGTTGGACAGAGAAGGTTATCGCCCCAATGTCGGCATCATCATCACCAACCAGCGCAACGAAGTGTTCTGGGGCAAACGCGTGCAGGAGCATTCCTGGCAGTTTCCGCAGGGCGGCATCAAGCCCGGCGAAAGCCCCGAGGCCGCCATGTATCGCGAGCTGGCCGAAGAAGTCGGCCTTTTGCCGCACCACGTGAAAATCCTCGGCCGCACCCGCGACTGGCTGCGCTACGACGTGCCCGGCAACTGGGTGCGCCGCCAATGGCGCGGCGCGTATCGCGGGCAGAAACAGATTTGGTATTTGCTGCGGCTCACCGGCCGCGAAAGCGATGTGCACCTGCGCGCCAGCAGCCAGCCGGAATTCGATGCCTGGCGCTGGCACGACTATTGGGCACCCATCGACGAAGTAATTGAATTCAAAAAAGACGTATACACCAACGCCCTGCGGGAGCTTTCGCGCTTTCTGCACAATCTGGAAACCCTGGAGCAATTCAACCGGCGACACGCCGCCCTGCCCGAAGAGCACACCCACCGATGA
- a CDS encoding DUF4874 domain-containing protein codes for MNKTLLSVLICTVALAGCKKDESDTPSNAGSNQQANQTAAKQNEGTVQLGTSGNADRTRNISVGTGGGSANNNNNTGAANGSNSGNNAANNTNNNNASNNNNGNNNNGNNNVKTVSLKEAVGDVPGYGRGFYRYGKDPSQITDADLEKAYRDGYRLMYMPADLSQWRNQDLPQSYLNALDQGLSKMKNVNAILRFSYDYTAAGQDTNLAQVRRHIEQLRPILAKNRDNIFVWQAGFIGAWGEWHSSANNLNTDQNKAEVIKALLNANNNGIYAKLQLRYPGDLMNFRNNSSLPRGAASLGMHNDCFMASKDDVGTYYPRGSGRSSEELRSFARENSIHQVFGGETCKPLAGARTSCADILREGAEYHVSYLNYDYHKTFIGNWESGSCMTEVRKRMGYRYVVEELSAYVDQQNSNIVHWSAKIANRGWANAPDWGYKLYLVVNGQKVLLNNRFSVQPGTVQSFRGSFLKSQLNGKAPILLIDTEDANYSGQHPLQFANADDGNAQKAPEGPFRTGLALKWLLSI; via the coding sequence ATGAATAAAACGTTACTTTCAGTTCTGATTTGTACCGTGGCTTTGGCAGGCTGTAAAAAAGACGAATCAGATACGCCCAGTAATGCCGGCTCCAACCAGCAAGCAAATCAAACCGCAGCAAAGCAAAATGAGGGTACAGTCCAACTGGGAACATCAGGCAACGCTGACCGAACCCGGAATATTAGCGTAGGTACGGGAGGAGGCAGTGCAAATAACAATAATAATACTGGTGCTGCTAATGGCAGCAATTCTGGAAATAATGCTGCTAATAATACTAACAATAACAATGCCAGCAACAACAATAATGGCAACAATAATAATGGAAATAACAACGTTAAAACCGTCTCCCTGAAAGAAGCAGTGGGGGATGTTCCTGGTTATGGGCGCGGTTTCTATCGTTATGGTAAAGACCCTTCCCAAATTACTGATGCTGACTTGGAAAAAGCCTATCGTGATGGCTACCGCCTGATGTATATGCCGGCAGACTTATCTCAATGGCGGAATCAGGATTTGCCCCAGTCGTATCTCAATGCATTGGATCAGGGCTTATCTAAAATGAAAAACGTTAATGCCATTTTGCGTTTTTCATACGACTACACAGCAGCCGGCCAAGATACCAATCTGGCACAGGTTCGTCGCCATATCGAGCAACTGCGCCCGATTTTGGCTAAAAACCGTGACAACATTTTCGTATGGCAGGCAGGCTTTATTGGTGCATGGGGTGAATGGCATTCCTCTGCCAATAATTTGAATACAGACCAAAATAAAGCCGAGGTAATCAAGGCCTTGCTGAATGCCAACAATAACGGCATTTATGCCAAGCTTCAGCTGCGTTACCCAGGCGATTTGATGAATTTCCGCAATAACAGCAGTCTGCCTCGCGGTGCCGCTTCCCTAGGTATGCATAACGACTGTTTTATGGCCAGCAAAGACGATGTGGGCACCTATTACCCGCGCGGCAGTGGGCGCTCATCCGAAGAGCTACGTAGCTTTGCTCGCGAAAACAGCATACATCAGGTATTCGGCGGTGAAACCTGCAAACCGCTGGCAGGAGCACGTACGAGCTGTGCCGATATTTTGAGGGAAGGCGCCGAATACCATGTGTCGTATCTGAACTACGACTACCACAAAACCTTTATCGGTAATTGGGAATCCGGCTCCTGCATGACAGAAGTCCGTAAGAGAATGGGCTACCGTTATGTAGTGGAAGAACTCAGTGCCTATGTTGACCAGCAAAACAGTAATATCGTTCACTGGTCGGCAAAAATCGCCAACCGAGGCTGGGCTAATGCACCTGATTGGGGCTATAAACTCTATCTCGTAGTAAACGGCCAAAAAGTCTTGTTGAACAACAGATTCTCAGTGCAGCCCGGTACGGTACAAAGTTTCCGTGGCAGCTTCTTGAAGAGCCAGCTGAATGGGAAAGCCCCGATTCTGCTGATCGATACAGAAGATGCTAATTATTCCGGCCAGCATCCGCTGCAATTTGCCAATGCTGATGATGGCAATGCACAAAAAGCACCGGAAGGCCCATTCCGCACCGGCCTGGCACTGAAATGGCTGTTGTCAATCTAA